The region TGACGGAGGAGCGGCTCGCCGACACCGACGTGCTGTACTGGTGGGGTCACGTGCAGCACCATGCCGTCGACGACGCGATCGTGGAGCGGGTGCATCGCCACGTGCTGTCGGGTATGGGGTTGGTCGTGCTCCACTCCGGCCACTTCTCGAAGATCTTCATCCGCCTCATGGGCACGACGTGCGCACTGCGCTGGCGCAGTGACCGTGACCGCGAGGTGGTGTGGACCGTCGACCCGGCGCATCCCCTCGCCCAAGGCGTGCCGCAGCCCTTCATCATCGACGAGCAGGAGATGTACGGCGAGTTCTTCGATGTGCCGCGGCCCGACGAGCTCGTCTTCGTGTCGGGCTTCTCGGGCGGCGAAGTCTTCCGCTCGGGCATGACCTACCGTCGAGGCCTCGGCAGGGTCTTCTACTTCTCGCCAGGTGATCAGGACTTTCCGGTGTACCACCACCCCGCGGTGCAGCGGGTGCTCGCGAACGCCGCGTCGTGGGCCGCCCCGGACCGGCCGCGCGAGCTGCCGCGGCTGGCGATGTATCTGCCGGGCGAGTTCGACGTTCCGCGCGAGTGGACGGGGGAGCCGCAGTGAGAGACGTCGTGATCGTCGGCGCCGGGGGAATGGGGCGCGCGTGGGCCGGGGCCATCCAGTCCCGCGATGACGCCCGCGTGGTCGGTGTCGTCGATATCGTCGACGGTGCAGCTGAGCGGATGATCGCCGACCGCGGGTTGAGCGCTGTCGCACATCGCAGCATCGACTCCGCTCTCGCGGCCCCGGTGGACCTGGTCGTCAACGCCACGATTCCGGAGGCGCACTACGACGTCAGCGCCGCTGCCCTGCGCGCCGGGGTGCCGGTGCTCTCCGAGAAGCCGGTGGTGCCCACCGTCGAAGAGGCGCTGCGGCTGGCGGCTCTGTCGGACCTCACCGGCACACCGCTCTCGACGAGTCAGTCGCGATCGTTCAGCGCCGGAATGTCGGCATTCGCCGCAGCGGTCGACGAGGTGGGCGGCACCCAGCAGCTGAGCGCCCAGTTCTTCGAAGGTCCGCGGTTCGGCGGATTCCGTGACGAGATGCCGCATCCGCTGCTGGTGGACATGGCCATCCACACGCTCGACGCCGCTCGCCTGCTGATCGGCTCGCGGCCTGAGTCGGTCTACTGCGAGGAGTTCAACCCCGACTGGAGCTGGTACGAGGGAGACGCCTCGGCGATCGCCGTGTTCTCGTTCGCCGGGGGAGCGCGATTCACCTACGACGGCAGTTGGTGCGCCGATGGGGCTCGCACGTCGTGGAACGGCCTGTGGCGGGCGGGTGGCCCGCACGGCGCCGTGTCGTGGGACGGCGAGACGGTCGTCGAGCGGCACGTACGCGATGAGGATGCCCGTCCCCTCGCGCTGCCCGAGGGTGAGCTCGAGGCGCTCGACGCGACGCTCGAGCAGTTCCTCCGCGAGGTCGACGGCGGCCCTGCCTCATGGGGTGGTGTGCGCACGAACGTGTGGACGCTCGCGATGGTCGAAGGGGCGGTGCTGTCGGCCGGGTCGGGGCGACGCGTCTCGATGGCCGAGGTCTTCCGCGCGGCGCACGCTGCAGCGCTCCGCGCGGCCGACCCCGACGTGCGTGAGGTGCTCGAGAGCTGGCCAGACCCCTGGCCGCCGGCGCGCTGATGCCTCAACGGTGCGTGCCGGGCGCGACTAGGTGATCCGCACCGTGGACTCGCGCAGATGCAGGGTCGGCAGCACGAGGGTGCGCTGAATCGGCCGTCGCGCGCCCTCGGTGAGTCGTCCCACGATGGTCTCGACGGCGAGTCGGCCGACGTGCTGCTTCGAGGGGCGCAGCGCGGTGATCGGCGGCTCGGCGTTCTCGGCCACCTCGTCGTCGTAGGCGAGGATCGCGAGATCGGCGGGGACCGACCACCCGGTGTCGCGGGCGTACTGCTGGATGCGAACCGCCTCCGGGTCGGAATGGACGAGCACCGCCGTCGTGCCGGTCGCGCGGCAACGCTCGAGCAGTCTGGCGATCTCGGCGTCACGCGAGGGTCCCTCCATGACCTCGAGCGGGATGTCGAGGTCGACCAGACACTCCAGGCCGAGCTCGGTGACCGCGCGATCCCAGCCCCGACGCAGCGGCAGAGACGTCGGGGAGCCGGCGGAGGTGACGATCCCGACGCGGCGGTGGCCGACGGATGCCAGGTGATCAGCGGCGAGCGACCCGCCGAAGACGTGGTCGGTCGTCACCCACTCGAGGCGGGTGAGGGCCAGCGCTGAGGGGGCGCGGCGCTCGACCAGCACCACGGGGATCGGCAGCGACTCGAGCCAGTGCAGGAGCGCTCGCCCATCGGCGCCCAGGGTCTCCGGTGCGACGAGCAGCCCGTGGAGGGTTCCGGAATCGACGAGCGAGCCGATCTGTCGTCGCTGGTCGGCCACGGAGTAACTGGCGCCGCGCAGCACGAGCTGAACGCCGAGTTCGGTCGCCGCCGCGCGGGCGCCCACGATGATGTGCGGCCAGTAGTAGGTGAGCGACGGGGTGACCATGCCGACGCGGAACCGGGTCGGGGCCGCCGTCGTCTCGAGGGGAACCGTCGTGTCGAGGCGGCTGCGCAGAGTGGCGCCGCCGTGTACGCGGGTGAGCAGGCCACGATCGGCCAGCTGACCGATGTCGCGACGAATCGTCAGCTCGGCGACGCCGAGCGTGCGCGCCAGGTCCGCCACGCGAACGGCTCCGGTGCGACGGAGCTCATCGAGGATGTGCTCACGGCGTGAGATTCCGAACGGCGACGATGCGGGGTCCATGCCCAGTCACTGTAGCGGGCTGGTTCGTATCTGTACGAGCAGGATCGAATATGTTCGAATCGCTTTTCGCCGGCGACGAACCCATTGCACAATCCACCTGCGCCCACGGTGTGGTGCGGCGCGAAGTTCCCAACGGGTCGAAGGAGAAACGGGTGGACGGGTCGAAGACGACGAGAAGAGGACTTCCGCGGATGCTGGCGGCCGTCGCCGGCGTCGCTGCGGTGATCGCGGCGACATTGGTGACGCCGACGGCTGCGGTTGCCACGCCCCCAGGCGCGATCGCGCACTATCCGCTGAACTCGACGACGAAGCTGGCCGATCTCGACGGTGCACATGCGTTCACGTCGAATGCGGTGGTGAACCCCACCTGGACGGCCGACTATCTCGATCTGACCGCATCCGGCAGCTATCTCGCCGACAACGCCTTCGCGGGCTTCACGCTCTCGGGCGAATCCGCGGCGACATTCGCAGTGGACGTCTTCCTGCCGGTGTCTGCCACCGGCACCGCGAACTCGACGCTCGTGACGTACGGCTCGAACCCCACGACTGCGAACATCTCGGTGCGCCCGTTCCACACGGCCGACACCGCCGCGGTCACCATCACGAGCGGCGGCACGACCTCGGTGGTCGCGACCTTCCCCGCGCTCCGGAAGGGCGTGTGGCAGAACATCGCGATCTCGTTCGCCTCGGGCTCGGAGGTCGCCGTCTTCGTCGACGGCGACGAGGTCGCACGCGCAGCGACCACGCGAACGCTCGCCGCGATCGGCAACGGCGTGTTCCGGCTCAACCGCAACGCGACCGTGTTCACCAACGTCGCGTCGCGGTACCGCGACCTGCTCGTCTACGACCGGGCGCTCACCCCGGCCGAAGCGACCGATCTCGCGGCGGCGAACGCCCAGTTCGCGGTGGATCAGGTGGCCGCCGGTCTCGCTGCCGACGGCGTCGTGTACGAGGACCTCGATCTGCCGGCGGTTCCCGGCATGACCTGGTCGACCAGCGACGCCGACGTCGTCACCGCTGATGGAATCGTCACCCGGCCCTCGACCGAGGCGGGCGACGCCCAGGTCACGCTCACCGTCAGCCACGACCGGGCGGGCTCCACCTGGAGTGCGTCGCGAGAGTTCACGGTTCCTGCCATCGAGGTATACGACGGCGTTCCCGTCGGCGAGACCTGGTACGACACCGCAGGCGATTCGATCCAGGCTCACGGAGGCGGCTTCCTCGAGCACGACGGCGTCTACTACTGGGCGGGCGAAGACAAGTCGCACGACAACGCGAGCTTCAACGGCGTGAACCTCTACCGCTCAGACGATCTGCTCAACTGGACCTTCGTCGACCAGATCCTCTCGCCCGACGCCGCAGGCCTCGACTGCGGGACGAAGGGCGACGCGACGTGCAAGGTCGAGCGGCCCAAGCTCATCTACAACGAATCGAACGACACGTTCGTGCTGTACGGGCACTGGGAGGTGCGCGAGTCGTACGGCCCGTCGCAGCTCGTCGCCGCAGTCAGCTCCACGGGCATCGACGGCGAGTACACGGTGCTGTGGCACGAGCGTCCGGGGACCACGGCGGCGAGCACGGCGAACACCGTGCTCGGAGCGAACGGCTATCTGTCGCGCGACTTCACCGCGTATGTCGCGCCCGACGGCACGGGGTACATCATCTCGGCGCAGGGCAGCGGCGACACCCGCATCTACCCGTTGTCCGCCGACTACACGAAGCTCGACATCGACGCGTCCTACCCGATCACGGGCCACCACCGCGAGGCGCCGGCGATCACGTACATCGACGGGTTCTACTACCTGTTCACCTCGGCGCAGTCCGGGTGGTACGCCAACCAGACCGTGTACGTCTACACCGACGATCTGACCCAGGACGTCTGGTCCGATCAGATCCCGGTCGGCAACAACACGAGCTTCAAGAGCCAGCCGACCAACATCATGTCGATCGGCGATGAATCGACCGGTCAGGGTTACGTCTACATGGGCGACCGGTGGACGCCCGAGAAGCTCGGAGGGTCGACGTACGTGTGGCTGCCGATCGACCTCGGCGACACGCGTGCGGACGGCTCGCGCGAGCTGGACTTCACCTACATGACGGACTGGTCGTTCGATGCGGCGAGCGGGGAGATCGTGCGGCCCGACGTCGTGAGCGTGTCCGCCGGAAAGACGGCGTCGTCGACCGGAGGCGGTTCGGCCTCGCCCGCGTACGGCACGGCGGCGCCCACCGTCGCGGCGAACGTCGCGAACGACGGCATCGCCTACAACCTGGCGACCCAGGGTTCGGACACGCACTTCTTCTCGCCGACGCTCAACGTCGCGCAGAGCGTCGCCGGCGGTGGCATCCTGTACGACTGGCAGGTCGATCTCGGCGGCGCATACGACCTCGACCGTGCCGACATCGCGTGGCGCAACTACAACGGCTCGGAACCGTACAGCCAGTACCTGCTGTACGGCAGCGTCGACGGCGCCGAGTGGACCGTGCTGAAGGACAACTCCGCCAACCGCACCGTCGGGTTCACCTCGGATGACGTCGACGGGCGTTACCGCCACGTGCGCCTCGAGGTGCTCCGGGTCTTCAACGCCCACAACGGCAACAGCGCGACGTGGGCATCGGGGCTCGTCGAAGTCGACATCGTCGCTCATCCCGACACGGCGAAGCCGGTCGCGACGCTCGTGACTCCGGCGACGGCGGGCCCGTTCCCGACGGTGCAGATCCAGGTGGATGCGACGGATGACGTGGGCCTCAAGCGCATCGTCGCCAACATCTACCAGGGGAAGACGCTCGTCAAGAGCACGCAGACGCCGATGGCCGGTGCGCTCGCCGGGTCGCACTCCGCCACGGTGACGCTGCCCGACGGGTCGTACACGGTGCGCTACAACGCGGAGGACCTCGCCGGTCACATCGCCGCGACCGGAAACGTCGCCGTCACCGTCGACGCGACCCGGCCCACCGCCACCGTGAAGGAGGGCGGATCGTTCACCGTCGGCGGCGACGGATCGTACGATCTGGTCAGCTTCAAGCTCTATGACGCCGGCAAGATCGACAAGGTCTCGATCAACGGCGTGGCGAAGGACCTGTCGGACAACGCGTGGTCGGACGTGAACTTCGTGAAGCCGGGTGTATTCGGCGCGGTCTCGGGAGAGAACACCCTGGTCGTGCACGACGTCGCCGGAAACACGCAGACGGTGGTCTTCACGCTGCGCTGACCGGCGCGCGCCTCGCGACGCGCGAACAACTGACACCGACCTCCCGGAGACGGGAGGTCGGTGTCCGTCGTCTGCGGCCATACGCCGATCCGACTCATCGGAAGATTTTCACTATTCAGTGTTGCCAAGTACCGGTACTCATGCTTACTATGTACCAGTAGTCATCAACACTGAGTAGTTAGGAGGTCTCAGATGGGCAAGCAGGAGACCGAGATGCTCAAGGGCGTTCTCGAGGGCATCGTGCTCGCGATCCTCGCCGGCCGTTCGGCATACGGCTACGAGATCACCGCGTGGCTGCGCGACCAGGGTTTCTCCGACATCGCCGAGGGCACCGTGTACGCGCTTCTCGTGCGCATCGAGCAGCGCGGGCTCGTCGACGTCGAGAAGGTCCCTTCGGAGAAGGGGCCGCCGCGAAAGGTGTATTCGCTCAACACGCAGGGCCGCGAACAGCTCACCGAGTTCTGGAGGACGTGGAGCTTCCTCGTAGAACGACTCGAACAGCTCCACCACGGAAAGGATTGATCATGGCAGCGAAGTGGATCGAGTTCCTCACGGGCTCGCTCGAGCAGAAGAAGCAGTACCGGCAGGCCAAGGCGCGCCTCGACGCGCTGCCTGAGCCGTATCGCACCGCCGCGGAGGCGGTCAGCCGGTACCTCATGTACAACGGCGGCATCGTCGACGGCGAGACCATGGTGCAGATGTACGTCGACCACGCCGACCTCTGGGAGCGCGCCGTCGCCGACGGGACCCCGGTGCGCGAGATCGTCGGGAACGACCCCGTCGACTTCGCCGACGCATTCGCGCAGGCGTACGGCGGCAAGCAGTGGATCGACAAGGAGCGCGCGCGCTTGAACAAGGCGATCGACGACGCAGAAGGACAGGAGGCGGGAGCATGACCACGCTCGAGGAGACAGCAATTCGCGTCACGGGCATCGAGAAGTCCTTCACGGACCTCCACGTGCTGCGCGGCGTCGATCTCGACGTCCAGCGGGGCAGCATCTTCGCCCTGCTCGGGTCGAACGGAGCAGGCAAGACCACCCTCGTGCGCATCCTCTCGACGCTCCTGCGCGCCGACGGCGGCGGTGCGACGGTGAACGGCTTCGACGTGTCGACGGCTGCGGCCGACGTGCGGCAGTCGATCAGCCTCACCGGCCAGTTCGCCGCCGTCGACGAGGTGCTCACCGGGCGCGAGAACCTCGTGCTGGTGGCGCGCCTGCGCCACCTCCGCAACCCCGGCGCGATCGCCGACGACCTGCTGCGCCGGTTCTCGCTGACGGATGCCGGTGGCCGCAAGTCCGCCGAGTACTCCGGAGGCATGCGGCGCCGGCTCGACATCGCGATGAGCCTCATCGGAGACCCGCCGGTGGTGTTCCTCGACGAGCCCACCACCGGGCTCGACCCCGAGGCGCGCATCGAGGTGTGGGGCGCCGTGAAGCAGCTCGCGGCCTCCGGCACCACCGTGCTGCTCACCACGCAGTACCTCGACGAGGCGGAGCAGCTCGCAGACCGCATCGCGATCCTGCACGAGGGCACGATCATCGCGAACGGCACCCTGGCGGAGCTGAAGGCCCTGCTGCCGCCGGCGAAGGTCGAGTACGTCGAGAAGCAGCCGACCCTCGAGGAGATCTTCCTCTCGCTGGTCGGCCGTCGGGCAGACCGTGCCGCCACGAGCGGCATCGACCGCGCCTCGGGCGCACAGGAGGAGTCATGACCACCCACGTCCTCGAGGACACCACCGTCCTCACCGGTCGGTCGCTGCGGCACATCATGCGCAGCCCCGACACGATCATCACCACGGCGGTCACGCCGGTGGCGCTCATGCTGCTGTTCGTCTTCGTCTTCGGCGGGGCGATCGACATCGGCGGCTACACCGGCTCGTACATCGACTACATGCTCCCGGGCATCCTGCTGATCACGATCGCGTCGGGCATCGCCTACACCGCGTACCGGCTGTTCCTCGATCTGCAGGGCGGCATCTTCGAGCGCTTCCAGTCCATGCCGATCGCTCGATCGAGCGTGCTCTGGGCGCATGTGCTCACCTCGCTCGTGGCGAACCTCGTGTCGCTCGCGATCGTCGTGGCGGTGGCTCTCCTGTTCGGGTTCCGCACCGGGGCAGGCATCGGAGCGTGGCTCGCGGTGATCGGCATCCTGGTGCTGTTCACCTTGGCGCTCACGTGGCTCGCGGTGATCGCCGGACTGTCGGCCAAGACGGTCGACGGAGCGAGCGCGTTCTCGTACCCGCTCATCTTCCTGCCGTTCCTGAGCTCGGCCTTCGTGCCGACCGAGAGCATGCCGGGCCCCGTGCGCTGGTTCGCCGAGAACCAGCCGGTCACGTCCATCGTCGACAGCATCCGGGCGCTGTTCGCAGGTCAGCCGGTCGGCTCCGAGCTGTGGATCGCGCTCGCCTGGTGCGTCGGCATCCTCGTCGTCGCGTTCGGCTTCGCCACGGCGATCTACAAGCGCCGCTTCAACTGAATGACGCGTCGCGATCGAACCGGCGGGGGCTTCGGCTCCCGCCGGTTCGTCGTTCGCGGGAATACCGCGACGGCTTCGAAAGGTTGCTGAATATACCCCTGAGGGGTATAACGAACAGGTCAGGATGCGCCGGCTGCCGGCGCTCGAGGAGGTACCCGATGTCCGGTCAGCACCCGCACCGTCCCGACCACGTCGATGTGGTCGCCGAGCACTCCGGTCATGGCAGCTACGCCGAGCACTCCGGTCATGCGGGACATGGCGGCCACGCCGGGCACTCCGGTCGTGCCGGGCATGGTGGCCACGTTGCGCAGTTCCGGCGCCTGTTCTGGGCGAACCTCGCGCTCGCCGTGCCGGTCGTCGGGTTCTCGGGCATGTTCGCGATGCTCCTGGGATATCCGCTGCCGGATGCCGCATTCGTCGCATGGATCTCGCCCGTGCTCGGCACGGTGATGTACGTGTGGGGCGGTCGGCCATTCCTCACCGGCGCGGTCGCAGAGCTGCGGGCGCGCACGCCTGGGATGATGCTCCTCGTCGCACTCGCGATCACGGTCGCCTTCCTCGCCTCGTGGGGTGCGACGATCGGCGTGCTGCACCATGAGCTCGAGTTCTGGTGGGAGCTCGCGCTCCTCATCGTCATCATGCTGCTCGGCCACTGGATCGAGATGCGCTCCCTCGCGCAGACCACCTCGGCGCTCGATTCGCTCGCCGCGCTGCTGCCCGATGAGGCGGAGCGGGTGATCGGCGGGCGCACCGAGGTCGTCGCGCCCGACGCGCTGCGCGTCGGCGATGTGGTGCTGGTGCGGCCCGGATCGAGCGTTGCCGCCGACGGGCGGATCGTCGACGGGCGAGCTGAGATGGACGAGTCGATGATCACCGGCGAATCGCGCTCCGTCTCGCGCGGCGTCGGCGAGACGGTCGTCGCGGGAACCGTCGCCACGGACTCCGCGCTGCGTGTCGAAGTGACCGCCACCGGCGACGACACGGCGCTCGCCGGCATCCGTCGCCTGGTCGAACAGGCGCAGACCTCGACCAGTCGCGCGCAGCGCCTGGCCGACCGCGCGGCCGGCTGGCTGTTCTGGTTCGCGCTGGGGGCCGCGGTCGTCACCGCCGTCGCCTGGACGCTCGTCGGCAGCCCCGACGACGCGGTCGTGCGTACGATCACCGTGCTCGCGATAGCCTGCCCGCACGCGCTCGGGCTCGCGATCCCCCTGGTCGTTTCGATCGCGACGGAGCGGGCCGCCCGTGCCGGGATCCTCGTCAAGGACCGCCTCGCCCTGGAGCGCATGCGCACCGTCGATGCCGTGCTCTTCGACAAGACCGGCACGCTCACCCGCGGGGAGCCGTCGGTGACCTCGGTGGTCGGTGCGGGCGCGATGTCCGGGCCCGACGCGCTCGCGCTCGCCGCGGCGGCGGAGGCCGACAGCGAGCATCCGCTCGCCCGAGCGATCGTGAGAGCGGCGCGGGAGCGTGCGCTCGCAGTCTCCGACGCGACCGGATTCACCTCGTCGCCGGCCGTGGGCGTGAGCGCGCGGGTCGACGGCGTCGAGGTCCGCGTAGGTGGACCGCGCATGCTCGCCGAGGCCGGACTCACCGAGATCGAGCATGCCGAGGCCTGGCACGATCGCGGTTCGATCGTGCTGCACGTCGTGCGCGACGGCGCGGTCGTCGGCGCGGTCGAACTGGCCGACGATGTGCGCGCCGAGTCGGGCGAGACTGTCGCCGCTCTGAGGGGGCGCGGCGTCGAAGTGGTGATGATCACGGGCGATGCCGCACCCGTCGCCCGGTCGGTCGCCGCGACGCTCGGCATCGAGCGCGTGTTCGCGGCGGTGCGTCCTGAGGACAAGGCGGCGAAGGTCGCCGAGCTGCAGGCCGAGGGGCGGACGGTCGCCATGGTGGGCGACGGAGTGAACGACGCCCCGGCGCTCGCCCAGGCCGATGTCGGCATCGCGATCGGAGCCGGCACCGACGTCGCGATCGCCTCGGCCGGGGTGGTGCTCGCCAGCTCCGACCCTCGATCGGTCGTGTCCGCGATCACGCTCTCGCAGGCCGGATACCGCAAGATGCAGCAGAACCTGTGGTGGGCTGCGGGCTACAACCTGCTGGCGGTGCCGCTCGCGGCGGGCGTCCTCGCGCCGATCGGCTTCGTGCTGCCGATGTCGGTCGGGGCGATCCTGATGTCGGTGTCGACGGTCGTGGTGGCGCTCAACGCTCAGCTGCTGCGCCGGCTCGACCTGCGCCCCGACGCGGTGGTGCCGCTGCGCGCGTAGGGGCGGGTGCGGGGGAGCCGTGAAGGTCAGGCCGAGACCAGAGCGGTGAGCGTCTCGGGGGAGAGGGCGTGCTCGATGGCGAGCATGCTCGCCCCGAGCACGGCGGCGTTCTGCGCGGCGGCCGACTGGACGATCGCGAGGTGCTCGGTGGCGAGCGGGATCGAGCGGGTGTAGACGACCTCGCGCACGCCGGCGATGAGATGCTCGCCGACGCGTGCCATCGATCCGCCGATGGCGATCACCGACGGGTTCACCAGGCTCACGCAGGTGGTGAGCACCTCGCCGATGTCTCGGCCCGCCTGGCGCACCGCCTGGATCGCGTCGATGTTGCCGCGCTTGACCAGATCGACGACGTCGTTGCCGCTCTCTGCGGGCACCCCCTGCGCGCGCAGCGCACGTGCGATCGCGGGACCGGATGCGAGCGCCTCGAGGCACCCCTTGTTCCCGCAGTGGCACGGCACGCCGGCGCCGCGCGCGACCTGCACGTGCCCGATGTCGC is a window of Microbacterium terrae DNA encoding:
- a CDS encoding ThuA domain-containing protein, whose amino-acid sequence is MATRILVWGENHHDVHDARTREIYPETMHGTIAGALAAQLGADARVDTATLDQPEHGLTEERLADTDVLYWWGHVQHHAVDDAIVERVHRHVLSGMGLVVLHSGHFSKIFIRLMGTTCALRWRSDRDREVVWTVDPAHPLAQGVPQPFIIDEQEMYGEFFDVPRPDELVFVSGFSGGEVFRSGMTYRRGLGRVFYFSPGDQDFPVYHHPAVQRVLANAASWAAPDRPRELPRLAMYLPGEFDVPREWTGEPQ
- a CDS encoding Gfo/Idh/MocA family protein, coding for MRDVVIVGAGGMGRAWAGAIQSRDDARVVGVVDIVDGAAERMIADRGLSAVAHRSIDSALAAPVDLVVNATIPEAHYDVSAAALRAGVPVLSEKPVVPTVEEALRLAALSDLTGTPLSTSQSRSFSAGMSAFAAAVDEVGGTQQLSAQFFEGPRFGGFRDEMPHPLLVDMAIHTLDAARLLIGSRPESVYCEEFNPDWSWYEGDASAIAVFSFAGGARFTYDGSWCADGARTSWNGLWRAGGPHGAVSWDGETVVERHVRDEDARPLALPEGELEALDATLEQFLREVDGGPASWGGVRTNVWTLAMVEGAVLSAGSGRRVSMAEVFRAAHAAALRAADPDVREVLESWPDPWPPAR
- a CDS encoding substrate-binding domain-containing protein — protein: MDPASSPFGISRREHILDELRRTGAVRVADLARTLGVAELTIRRDIGQLADRGLLTRVHGGATLRSRLDTTVPLETTAAPTRFRVGMVTPSLTYYWPHIIVGARAAATELGVQLVLRGASYSVADQRRQIGSLVDSGTLHGLLVAPETLGADGRALLHWLESLPIPVVLVERRAPSALALTRLEWVTTDHVFGGSLAADHLASVGHRRVGIVTSAGSPTSLPLRRGWDRAVTELGLECLVDLDIPLEVMEGPSRDAEIARLLERCRATGTTAVLVHSDPEAVRIQQYARDTGWSVPADLAILAYDDEVAENAEPPITALRPSKQHVGRLAVETIVGRLTEGARRPIQRTLVLPTLHLRESTVRIT
- a CDS encoding LamG-like jellyroll fold domain-containing protein; the encoded protein is MDGSKTTRRGLPRMLAAVAGVAAVIAATLVTPTAAVATPPGAIAHYPLNSTTKLADLDGAHAFTSNAVVNPTWTADYLDLTASGSYLADNAFAGFTLSGESAATFAVDVFLPVSATGTANSTLVTYGSNPTTANISVRPFHTADTAAVTITSGGTTSVVATFPALRKGVWQNIAISFASGSEVAVFVDGDEVARAATTRTLAAIGNGVFRLNRNATVFTNVASRYRDLLVYDRALTPAEATDLAAANAQFAVDQVAAGLAADGVVYEDLDLPAVPGMTWSTSDADVVTADGIVTRPSTEAGDAQVTLTVSHDRAGSTWSASREFTVPAIEVYDGVPVGETWYDTAGDSIQAHGGGFLEHDGVYYWAGEDKSHDNASFNGVNLYRSDDLLNWTFVDQILSPDAAGLDCGTKGDATCKVERPKLIYNESNDTFVLYGHWEVRESYGPSQLVAAVSSTGIDGEYTVLWHERPGTTAASTANTVLGANGYLSRDFTAYVAPDGTGYIISAQGSGDTRIYPLSADYTKLDIDASYPITGHHREAPAITYIDGFYYLFTSAQSGWYANQTVYVYTDDLTQDVWSDQIPVGNNTSFKSQPTNIMSIGDESTGQGYVYMGDRWTPEKLGGSTYVWLPIDLGDTRADGSRELDFTYMTDWSFDAASGEIVRPDVVSVSAGKTASSTGGGSASPAYGTAAPTVAANVANDGIAYNLATQGSDTHFFSPTLNVAQSVAGGGILYDWQVDLGGAYDLDRADIAWRNYNGSEPYSQYLLYGSVDGAEWTVLKDNSANRTVGFTSDDVDGRYRHVRLEVLRVFNAHNGNSATWASGLVEVDIVAHPDTAKPVATLVTPATAGPFPTVQIQVDATDDVGLKRIVANIYQGKTLVKSTQTPMAGALAGSHSATVTLPDGSYTVRYNAEDLAGHIAATGNVAVTVDATRPTATVKEGGSFTVGGDGSYDLVSFKLYDAGKIDKVSINGVAKDLSDNAWSDVNFVKPGVFGAVSGENTLVVHDVAGNTQTVVFTLR
- a CDS encoding PadR family transcriptional regulator → MGKQETEMLKGVLEGIVLAILAGRSAYGYEITAWLRDQGFSDIAEGTVYALLVRIEQRGLVDVEKVPSEKGPPRKVYSLNTQGREQLTEFWRTWSFLVERLEQLHHGKD
- a CDS encoding DUF1048 domain-containing protein; this translates as MAAKWIEFLTGSLEQKKQYRQAKARLDALPEPYRTAAEAVSRYLMYNGGIVDGETMVQMYVDHADLWERAVADGTPVREIVGNDPVDFADAFAQAYGGKQWIDKERARLNKAIDDAEGQEAGA
- a CDS encoding ABC transporter ATP-binding protein is translated as MTTLEETAIRVTGIEKSFTDLHVLRGVDLDVQRGSIFALLGSNGAGKTTLVRILSTLLRADGGGATVNGFDVSTAAADVRQSISLTGQFAAVDEVLTGRENLVLVARLRHLRNPGAIADDLLRRFSLTDAGGRKSAEYSGGMRRRLDIAMSLIGDPPVVFLDEPTTGLDPEARIEVWGAVKQLAASGTTVLLTTQYLDEAEQLADRIAILHEGTIIANGTLAELKALLPPAKVEYVEKQPTLEEIFLSLVGRRADRAATSGIDRASGAQEES
- a CDS encoding ABC transporter permease is translated as MTTHVLEDTTVLTGRSLRHIMRSPDTIITTAVTPVALMLLFVFVFGGAIDIGGYTGSYIDYMLPGILLITIASGIAYTAYRLFLDLQGGIFERFQSMPIARSSVLWAHVLTSLVANLVSLAIVVAVALLFGFRTGAGIGAWLAVIGILVLFTLALTWLAVIAGLSAKTVDGASAFSYPLIFLPFLSSAFVPTESMPGPVRWFAENQPVTSIVDSIRALFAGQPVGSELWIALAWCVGILVVAFGFATAIYKRRFN
- a CDS encoding heavy metal translocating P-type ATPase; this translates as MSGQHPHRPDHVDVVAEHSGHGSYAEHSGHAGHGGHAGHSGRAGHGGHVAQFRRLFWANLALAVPVVGFSGMFAMLLGYPLPDAAFVAWISPVLGTVMYVWGGRPFLTGAVAELRARTPGMMLLVALAITVAFLASWGATIGVLHHELEFWWELALLIVIMLLGHWIEMRSLAQTTSALDSLAALLPDEAERVIGGRTEVVAPDALRVGDVVLVRPGSSVAADGRIVDGRAEMDESMITGESRSVSRGVGETVVAGTVATDSALRVEVTATGDDTALAGIRRLVEQAQTSTSRAQRLADRAAGWLFWFALGAAVVTAVAWTLVGSPDDAVVRTITVLAIACPHALGLAIPLVVSIATERAARAGILVKDRLALERMRTVDAVLFDKTGTLTRGEPSVTSVVGAGAMSGPDALALAAAAEADSEHPLARAIVRAARERALAVSDATGFTSSPAVGVSARVDGVEVRVGGPRMLAEAGLTEIEHAEAWHDRGSIVLHVVRDGAVVGAVELADDVRAESGETVAALRGRGVEVVMITGDAAPVARSVAATLGIERVFAAVRPEDKAAKVAELQAEGRTVAMVGDGVNDAPALAQADVGIAIGAGTDVAIASAGVVLASSDPRSVVSAITLSQAGYRKMQQNLWWAAGYNLLAVPLAAGVLAPIGFVLPMSVGAILMSVSTVVVALNAQLLRRLDLRPDAVVPLRA